The following DNA comes from Mycobacterium sp. MS1601.
CGATATCGCCAACCACGCCTTGACCTCGTTGCACGGACGTGGCGTCGAGGAGGTCGTTGTGGTCGGCCGTCGTGGGCCACTGCAAGCCACGTTCACCACCGTCGAACTTCGAGAGCTCGGCGACCTGGAGGGGCTCGCCGACGTCGACGTGGTTCTGGACCCGCAAGACTTCGCCGAGATCACCGACGCCGATCTGGAAGCGGCCAGCAAGACCGTGCGACAGAACATCAAGGTGCTGCGCGGCCTTCTTGACAGGCCCACCACTGCGGGCCATCGGCGCATCGTGTTCCGATTCCGAACCTCTCCCATCGAGATCCGCGGCACCGATCGGGTGGAATCGGTGGTGCTGGGCCGCAACGAACTGGTTTCCGACGGCGGGCGAATCACCGCCAAGGACACCGGAGACCGCGAGGAACTGCCCGCACAATTGGTGGTGCGGGCTGTCGGTTACCGAGGCGTCGCCACACCGGGGCTGCCATTCGACGACAGCAGCGCCACCATTCCCCATGAGGATGGGCGGGTGTCAGGCCGTGCCAACGAGTACGTGGTCGGCTGGATCAAGCGAGGACCTTCCGGGGTGATCGGCAGCAACAAGAAGGACTCCCAGGACACCGTCGACACCCTGCTCGATGATCTGGCCGGGCGCGAATTGATCTCACGGCCAACCGATTACAGCGACCAACTGGTGACGTGGCTGTTGTCGCGCCAGCCGAAGCTGGTCACCGACGACCATTGGCAGCTGATCGACACCCATGAGCGCACGGCCGGCCAG
Coding sequences within:
- a CDS encoding FAD-dependent oxidoreductase, translating into MSEDREQPKPRPYHVAIVGAGPSGYFAAAALLKAEVDVRVDMLEMLPTPWGLVRSGVAPDHPKIKSISAQFDKIAADDRFRFFGNVTVGDQVQTAELAERYDAVVYAVGAQSDRPLNIPGEDLPGSVAAVDFVGWYNAHPHFEAMAPDLSGGRAIVVGNGNVALDVARVLVSDPSALAVTDIANHALTSLHGRGVEEVVVVGRRGPLQATFTTVELRELGDLEGLADVDVVLDPQDFAEITDADLEAASKTVRQNIKVLRGLLDRPTTAGHRRIVFRFRTSPIEIRGTDRVESVVLGRNELVSDGGRITAKDTGDREELPAQLVVRAVGYRGVATPGLPFDDSSATIPHEDGRVSGRANEYVVGWIKRGPSGVIGSNKKDSQDTVDTLLDDLAGRELISRPTDYSDQLVTWLLSRQPKLVTDDHWQLIDTHERTAGQPHGRPRVKLTSVEELLKIGHG